One Malus domestica chromosome 11, GDT2T_hap1 genomic region harbors:
- the LOC114823246 gene encoding serine/threonine-protein kinase PCRK1-like produces MKCFHFTNGEGRDNEEPGVIPRATSKVSWVRSLSVASSSYGTTRRSEFDSDSRDLSDSVAFQELLSLRRANVLRVFTFSELKAASKGFSRALLIGEGGFGCVYRGIVRGCNVGDGKMDVAIKQLNRNGFQGHKEWINEVNLLGVVKHPNLVKLVGYCAEDDERGIQRLLVYELMRNKSLEDHLLVRSSSSLPWMTRLRIAQDAARGLAYLHEEMDFQLIFRDFKPSNILLDEDFNAKLSDFGLARQGPPEGTSHVSTTVVGTVGYAAPEYVHTGKLTAKSDVWSFGVVLYELITGRRAVERNLPRSEQKLLEWVKPYVPDSKKFHLILDPRLEGQYSIKSAQNLASLANRCLSKQPKSRPKMSEVVGVLGCIIDELSPQDEVVPEPVIETEESNEETVEETEIESTKQGNKKRVFDIKDMVNFRNKSIGKLDWRNWTPGLIRTW; encoded by the exons ATGAAGTGCTTCCATTTCACTAACGGGGAGGGGCGGGACAACGAGGAACCCGGCGTCATTCCCCGGGCGACGTCGAAGGTGTCGTGGGTGCGCTCCCTCAGTGTGGCCTCCAGCAGCTACGGCACCACTCGGCGGTCCGAGTTCGACTCGGACTCGAGGGACCTGTCCGACTCGGTGGCGTTCCAGGAGCTGCTGAGTCTGCGGCGGGCCAATGTTCTGAGGGTGTTCACGTTCTCGGAGCTGAAGGCGGCGAGCAAGGGGTTCAGCAGGGCGTTACTGATTGGAGAAGGTGGTTTTGGGTGCGTTTACAGAGGAATCGTCAGAGGCTGTAACGTCGGCGACGGGAAAATGGACGTCGCTATCAAACAGTTGAATCGGAATGGCTTCCAG GGGCATAAGGAATGGATTAATGAAGTAAACTTGTTGGGCGTTGTCAAGCACCCAAATCTTGTTAAGTTAGTAGGATACTGTGCAGAAGATGATGAAAGGGGGATTCAACGGCTATTGGTTTATGAACTTATGCGTAATAAAAGCTTGGAGGACCATCTATTGGTTcgatcttcatcatctctcccATGGATGACAAGACTAAGAATCGCTCAAGATGCAGCCCGCGGATTGGCATATCTACATGAAGAGATGGATTTTCAG CTAATATTCCGCGACTTTAAACCATCAAATATTCTGCTAGATGAGGACTTCAATGCAAAGCTTTCAGACTTTGGACTAGCGAGGCAGGGACCTCCAGAGGGGACAAGTCACGTTTCAACAACA GTTGTGGGAACAGTAGGTTATGCGGCTCCTGAATATGTACATACGGGGAAGCTGACTGCTAAAAGTGATGTGTGGAGCTTCGGAGTGGTTCTGTACGAGCTCATCACAGGAAGGAGGGCGGTGGAGAGAAATTTGCCCCGCAGTGAGCAAAAGCTTTTGGAATGGGTCAAGCCCTATGTTCCAGACTCAAAGAAATTCCACCTTATTTTGGACCCTCGGCTTGAAGGACAGTATAGTATCAAATCAGCTCAAAACCTTGCATCATTAGCTAACCGGTGTCTATCAAAGCAACCAAAGTCTCGCCCAAAAATGAGTGAGGTGGTTGGGGTTTTGGGATGCATCATAGATGAGCTGTCACCTCAAGACGAAGTAGTCCCTGAACCTGTGATTGAAACTGAAGAATCAAATGAAGAAACCGTGGAGGAGACTGAGATCGAGTCTACCAAACAAGGAAACAAAAAGAGGGTTTTTGACATAAAAGACATGGTTAACTTTAGAAACAAATCTATTGGGAAGTTGGATTGGAGAAACTGGACCCCGGGGTTGATAAGAACTTGGTGA